The DNA region TTTCTATCCCGATTTCAATATCGGTTTTAAGATTAAGTTCCTTGCAGACTTCGCGAACCGCTTTTCCAAAGATTTCTCCAACCTTGTGCGCTTTTATGGTATTGATGCCGTCCGTATTTACTCTGTTCACGATGAAATGAATATGCTTTTGCTTGGTGGAAGAATGAATGTCCAATACCATCTGATTATCATCTGTCACGCCGATTTTCTTTAGTGCTTTTAATGCGATGTCGGTCAGTTGATCGTTGGTGAGTTTGTCGCCAATCGACTTCTCGGGAGAAATATATCCGGTCAAAGCCCAGTTCTTGACATTTTTGTTTCTGTCTGCGACGGCTTTCATTTCCTTGAACTGCAATGCAGGATCCCGACTCATCAGATTGTTCTGATACACGCGTTCCGCAGTTCCCTTGTCATTGCCGTTATATTCAATGGCAATTTTGGTGATTCGTCTCGTGGTGGCACTGTTATTCATTGGAACTTTGATTTTCGGTTTCTTCAGAATTTTGCCTGTTCATTTTCTCATAGAGGTATCGGTAAATCAAATCCGTGACTTCTTCAATTTTCCGAAGAACGACTTTCGTATGATCCAGTTTTGAAAACTCACGATGTCGGAGAAGATTTTTAATTCTGATGAAATTGTTACCGTATTCAAGCAATAACTTGTCGGTTGCAAATTCCTTGATTTTAAGTTCTGTTTCGGTCAAAATTAAGCGGACATATTTTGAAATTCTCAGATTGTATAGCGTGGCTTTTTTTTCAATTTCCAGAAACTCTTTTTCCGTTAATCTTGTCGAAATTGTTCGGGTTAATTGATTGGCAGTTTTCTTTTTCAGACCACCTTTTCTGCCGATGGTCTGGAAGTATTTTTTTCTTTTTTCTAAAGCAGATTTCTGTTCCTCCTGTTTGGTGATTTCACGGATGAAATCTTCCCACGGGTCTTTTTCCATTTTGTGTTGTTTAATTTTTTTGTGTTAAATATTGTTGTGTTGTTTATTTCAATTGAAGCGGTTTTAAAAACGTTTTCGACGACAGGAGAAAACCAAAAAGTTCCAATTTTGCAGTAAGTGCGCAGCGCTTATTGTAAACATTGGGTAATTTTTGCACTAACTATCTGCCGATTTTACGTGCACTATTTTTATGCAGGTCTTCAATTTCTCTACCTGCGTTTATTTTACGTATGTTCCCAACAGTTATAAACTCGTTCAGGTCTTTATGATTCGGGTAAAGAATGCGGCAGTCTTCGGCTTCAGGAAATCTTCTGTTTAATATTTCGGTGACTTCATTTCCGGTTCGGTCGTTGTCCAAATAGAGTTCAATATTGGGATACGATTTGACCAAATCTGTCGCCCGGTTAATCATCGAAACGGAGTTTAGTATCAGGTAATCTGATGTTGATTTTTCAAGATGCTGTTCCAGAATTTTGAAAGAAAGATAATCGGTGAAGCCTTCAAAAATTCGTAAAGTTTGGGATTGATTTTGTGAAGTTTCTGACTGACTTTTGATGGAGGTAATGTCTTTTTTACCAAGGCAGACTTTGACGTGAGGGTTTCGGATTTCATATCCTCCGGAATCATTTTTGAATCCGATTCCGAAATAATTTCTTTCGTTGAGTTCGTAATGGATTTCTTTCAGTTCCGAGATTTGCGATTCCAGTTTTCTGCTTTTCAGGTAGTGAATTAAAGATGGATTCTCTACCGCTTTTAGTTCCAGAATCTGATAGTTGGATTTCGGAGATTGATTCACATCTTTTTCAACTCGTTGAATTGGTTTTGAATAATCAAACCGTTCCAGATATTCAAGTGCTTCGGAAACGCTGCATCGCTTTATGGATTGAACAATGGAAACATTGTCGTATTTCTTTCCGGTCCCGAAATCGAACGCCGTATTTTTGTTGTAATCTACCGAAAGACTTGGCGTCCGTTCTTCACGGTCAATGGCAAAGTAAAAAGCAGTTCTGTGGTTTTCTTTGCTTGGGAAAAGAGAAAAACTTTCAAGGATTTCTCTGATGCTGATGTTGTCGTTGGCTTTTTTGCAATTCATAATGTTGTGTTTTTGTGTTTTGATTTAATTCTATAGAGTTTTTTTCATTTTTGGCTACCTACTTACCTAAGTCTTTGTTCATCAAAGATTGAAGGCATTTTCTTCCTTACCTTTAGTTACCATCCTACCTTCTTTCTTTTTAATCTTATGTTTAGGTAATTAGGTAAGAAGAAATAATTGATACCTACCTTATATAAATGCTTTATTAATGGGGATTTGAGGCTGTTTTAGGTAACAGGTAAGAGAATGTGTGATTTTTGAATTTTTTATAATTATTCCTTTTTTCTTCGGATGAGATAACCGTAAACTTGCCGTTTAGGATGTTTGATTCTTTCATATTTCAAACCTGTAAGTGCTTTTCCGATTCTGATAATGTTCAGTCGAACACCGAGCGCGTTATTCATTGCGAGCATAATGTCGGAAGGTGTGAGGAATTCGCTTTGCAGTTCCGATTTTTCAAAATGAGTCAAAATGATTTCCTGTTCGAGCGTCACTTGCTTGAACCAGTCATTACGTTTTTCGTTTTCTAAAATGTCTTCCGCCGTGAGTTCGGGGTTGTAATTTTTTCTTTCAAAAGCATTGTAGTATGCTTGAGCCCAAACTTTTTCAATATCAATTTCCGTGGAATAGTTGAAATCGATACTTAAAACTTCAAAAATCTGCCATCGGACACTCCCTGTTTCGTCGGTCAGAAAATCAAAACGGTTCGTGGATCCGCAGAACGAAGCTGTTCGGTGCATCAGCGAAGATTTTCGGTCATAGGGTAATCTCGCATTGACTGTGTTTTTTGAAATGAAGGATTTCAGAATATTGACATCAGTTTTCGACATCACCGAAAGTTCATCGATATTGACCAATATATTTTTGCAGAGCGCTATCAGTCCGTCTTTATCTACGCCGATATCTTCAATGAAATATTTTTCCAAACTTGCCGGAATAAGGAATCTTAAGTAAGTGGTTTTTCCACTATTCTGCGCGGTGTTGTACAAAACTAAACACTGCTTGTTGATATAGCCTGTCTTTAAGGCGCAAATCACCGTTCTTGTAATCCACTTTTCAAAATGTTTCTGAAAGAAAATGTCATCCGTAGTTTTGACGAAACTGCTCAGTTTTTTGATATGATCTTCTCCGTCCCATTTTGGTAGATTTTCAAAATATTCCTGCAATGGATTGTATCTCAAAATCAAATGGCTGCGCATCAGGATTTCCAGTTTGCCCAGCGTGATGTTGATTCCGGCCTGAATCAGTTCGATATACAGGGAATTGAGATTAAGTTCCGTCCAGTCTGTATTTTCCGTTCTGATTTCGAATTCGAGCGCAATCTCGTTGTACCTGATTTTGTATTTCTTTTCAATATATTTGATGATGCGGTCGAAAACAGTGGTGGAACTTGAACTGGATTTATACAGGTCGCTGTCGTTTTTCATACCAGTTATTTTTTCCACTTTTCAACAATCTCGTTTTCGAAATCATCGTAATCAGAATTTTCATCAATGTTTTTGTCTTCAGTCGAATTTGACAGAAGATAGGCTTCCAAATCTTCCTTTCGGAAGTATAGTTTCTTTTGGCCTTTCTTCTTAAAGGCTTTCAGTTTTCCGTGAAATTTCAACTGATATAAGTAATCAGGATCGAGGTTTAGAAAAAGTGCGGCTTCTTCTTTAGAATAAATTGTCTTTGCACTCAGCGCTAACAACTGTAAAACTTTTGTGGTAAATTCCTTTTGCGAATCTACCAGCACGGAAACTTGGGTTTCCAATAAATGTAATCTTTCTTGGTCTTTCATGTTGTTGAATTTTGTTGTGACCAAGATATCCTGAGAGCATTGCCATGCCTAAAAGCAACTTAAATAGTTTTTGTAAAATAAAGAATCCTAAAGAAAAATGCTTTCAATAGGACATTTAGGTTTATGATATTTTAGAATGATGGAGATTAAAAGCGATGAAAATTTACTTTTATACATCTGTATTCCAAGACAATGGAAAAATAAAAATTAATGAAGAAAAGGATTTGTTGAATTAAATTTTGTCAGTAAAGCGACTCAACTCACGTATTTTGAAAAATTTTGAGCATTAATAGGATTCTCAACAGGATTGTTGTGCTTGTCTTTTGCTACAACCAATTCGTTGATAATCTTAACTGCTTCGACTTGGGAAATAGAAATTTCACCGTTCTCTTTCTCTTTACATTTCTCCATCAAATTAGTATAGATAGAGAAAAAATCGAGAATTGGCTGAACACTTACCCCATTTCTTGCAGTTTTAGTAAAAGTGATTTTACCACTTTTTCTTTTACGAAGCAGAAAATCTTCCAGAATGCTTTCAGAGTCTTTACTGATGAAATAATTACTCATTACATCTGCCAGAATTAGATTAGAGTTATTCTTGATATCAAAAATAAAATCTGATTTTTTCAGAAGTTCATTGCTTTCCTTTGTAAATTGATGAATTTCACCTGCTACTTCTTTGTGCTGCTGCAACTCTTCTAAAATGATTCCTTTAGAATCACGAATCTCCCTTTTTAATTCTTCAGTCTGAAGTACACCTGCTTCATCGGAAGCTTCACTAAAAACAAAGCGTTCATTATATTTCTTTTTCTGAAATATTTTATAAGCAGAATAAGGTTTAAAAGGGTGATCCATCTTCACTTCAAACAGAATCAGACAAATTACCTGAAGTATGATGTAAAAAAATATCGAGGTCAGCTGGAGATTACTTTGCTTAATTTCTTCCAATAAGGATAAACCCCAAAAAGACGAAAGCAGAAAAGAAGCGATGCACAA from Chryseobacterium suipulveris includes:
- a CDS encoding relaxase/mobilization nuclease domain-containing protein; the encoded protein is MNNSATTRRITKIAIEYNGNDKGTAERVYQNNLMSRDPALQFKEMKAVADRNKNVKNWALTGYISPEKSIGDKLTNDQLTDIALKALKKIGVTDDNQMVLDIHSSTKQKHIHFIVNRVNTDGINTIKAHKVGEIFGKAVREVCKELNLKTDIEIGIEKKRQMFNALNSCLQKSKNFEELIENMRNLGFRVTLSNNVKDGISGMRIVRFEDINHQTERIYKPGYKLSEITNKLKIKDIKLKLEENFEKSRSFGQNTGRDFQNDESKKSPSAIKQIENMIGEFMKPTYTAAPDDELLKKKKRKFR
- a CDS encoding plasmid mobilization protein, which codes for MEKDPWEDFIREITKQEEQKSALEKRKKYFQTIGRKGGLKKKTANQLTRTISTRLTEKEFLEIEKKATLYNLRISKYVRLILTETELKIKEFATDKLLLEYGNNFIRIKNLLRHREFSKLDHTKVVLRKIEEVTDLIYRYLYEKMNRQNSEETENQSSNE
- a CDS encoding toprim domain-containing protein yields the protein MNCKKANDNISIREILESFSLFPSKENHRTAFYFAIDREERTPSLSVDYNKNTAFDFGTGKKYDNVSIVQSIKRCSVSEALEYLERFDYSKPIQRVEKDVNQSPKSNYQILELKAVENPSLIHYLKSRKLESQISELKEIHYELNERNYFGIGFKNDSGGYEIRNPHVKVCLGKKDITSIKSQSETSQNQSQTLRIFEGFTDYLSFKILEQHLEKSTSDYLILNSVSMINRATDLVKSYPNIELYLDNDRTGNEVTEILNRRFPEAEDCRILYPNHKDLNEFITVGNIRKINAGREIEDLHKNSARKIGR
- a CDS encoding virulence-associated E family protein — encoded protein: MKNDSDLYKSSSSSTTVFDRIIKYIEKKYKIRYNEIALEFEIRTENTDWTELNLNSLYIELIQAGINITLGKLEILMRSHLILRYNPLQEYFENLPKWDGEDHIKKLSSFVKTTDDIFFQKHFEKWITRTVICALKTGYINKQCLVLYNTAQNSGKTTYLRFLIPASLEKYFIEDIGVDKDGLIALCKNILVNIDELSVMSKTDVNILKSFISKNTVNARLPYDRKSSLMHRTASFCGSTNRFDFLTDETGSVRWQIFEVLSIDFNYSTEIDIEKVWAQAYYNAFERKNYNPELTAEDILENEKRNDWFKQVTLEQEIILTHFEKSELQSEFLTPSDIMLAMNNALGVRLNIIRIGKALTGLKYERIKHPKRQVYGYLIRRKKE
- a CDS encoding helix-turn-helix domain-containing protein, translated to MKDQERLHLLETQVSVLVDSQKEFTTKVLQLLALSAKTIYSKEEAALFLNLDPDYLYQLKFHGKLKAFKKKGQKKLYFRKEDLEAYLLSNSTEDKNIDENSDYDDFENEIVEKWKK